A region from the Streptomyces tsukubensis genome encodes:
- the ectB gene encoding diaminobutyrate--2-oxoglutarate transaminase: protein MTITPPALSIFETLESEVRSYCRSWPAVFDRARGSRLVDEDGHSYLDFFAGAGSLNYGHNNPVLKRALLDYLERDGITHGLDMATTAKRTFLETFQNVVLRPRDLPYKVMFPGPTGTNAVEAALKLARKVKGRESVVSFTNAFHGMSLGSLAVTGNAFKRAGAGIPLVHGTPMPFDNYFDGTVPDFLWFERLLEDQGSGLNKPAAVIVETVQGEGGINVARPEWLRALKELCERRDMLLIVDDIQMGCGRTGGFFSFEEAGIVPDIVTLSKSISGYGLPMSLCLFLPELDVWEPGEHNGTFRGNNPAFVTAAAALRTYWADGELEKQTLDRGEQVEQALLALAAEDPEPGFGFRGRGLVWGLEFPDKQRASAVCARAFELGLLLETSGPEGEVVKLLPPLTVSAEELDEGLRTLARAVRETA, encoded by the coding sequence TGAGCATCTTCGAAACCCTCGAATCGGAGGTGCGCAGCTACTGCCGCAGCTGGCCCGCGGTCTTCGACCGGGCCCGCGGCAGCCGTCTCGTGGACGAGGACGGCCACTCCTATCTCGACTTCTTCGCCGGAGCCGGCTCCCTCAACTACGGGCACAACAACCCCGTACTCAAACGCGCCCTGCTCGACTATCTCGAACGGGACGGCATCACCCACGGGCTCGACATGGCGACCACAGCCAAGCGGACCTTCCTGGAGACCTTCCAGAACGTGGTCCTCCGGCCGCGCGATCTGCCCTACAAGGTGATGTTCCCGGGCCCGACCGGCACCAATGCGGTGGAGGCTGCGCTGAAGCTGGCCCGGAAGGTGAAGGGCCGGGAGTCGGTCGTCTCCTTCACCAACGCCTTCCACGGGATGTCGCTGGGGTCCCTCGCGGTCACCGGCAACGCCTTCAAACGGGCGGGGGCAGGCATTCCGCTGGTCCACGGCACGCCGATGCCGTTCGACAACTACTTCGACGGCACCGTCCCCGACTTCCTCTGGTTCGAACGGCTGCTGGAGGACCAGGGCTCCGGGCTCAACAAGCCCGCCGCCGTGATCGTGGAGACCGTCCAGGGCGAGGGCGGGATCAATGTGGCCCGGCCCGAGTGGCTGCGCGCGCTCAAGGAGCTGTGCGAACGGCGGGACATGCTGCTGATCGTCGACGACATCCAGATGGGCTGCGGCCGGACCGGGGGCTTCTTCTCCTTCGAGGAGGCGGGCATCGTCCCGGACATCGTGACCCTCTCCAAGTCGATCAGCGGTTACGGGCTGCCGATGTCGCTCTGCCTGTTCCTGCCGGAACTGGACGTCTGGGAGCCCGGCGAGCACAACGGCACCTTCCGCGGCAACAACCCCGCCTTCGTCACCGCCGCCGCCGCGCTGCGGACCTACTGGGCCGACGGCGAGTTGGAGAAGCAGACCCTGGACCGCGGCGAACAGGTCGAACAGGCGCTGCTGGCCCTGGCCGCCGAGGACCCCGAGCCCGGTTTCGGCTTCCGCGGCCGCGGACTGGTCTGGGGCCTCGAATTCCCGGACAAACAGCGGGCTTCGGCGGTCTGCGCCCGCGCCTTCGAACTCGGGCTGCTGCTGGAGACCTCGGGCCCCGAGGGCGAGGTGGTGAAGCTTCTGCCGCCGCTCACCGTCTCGGCCGAGGAACTGGACGAGGGCCTGCGGACCCTGGCCCGCGCCGTCCGCGAAACCGCCTGA
- a CDS encoding ectoine synthase, with the protein MIVRSLDDIENTDRHIRAASGTWESKRLVLARERVGFSLHETVLYAGTETSMWYANHIEAVLCVEGTAELTDDETGEVHTIGPGTMYLLDGHERHTLRPVTDFRCVCVFNPPVTGREDHDEHGVYPLITEEG; encoded by the coding sequence GTGATCGTCCGCTCCCTCGACGACATCGAGAACACGGACCGGCACATCAGAGCGGCCTCCGGGACCTGGGAGAGCAAACGTCTGGTCCTGGCCCGCGAACGGGTCGGGTTCTCGCTCCACGAGACCGTGCTCTACGCGGGCACCGAGACGTCCATGTGGTACGCGAACCACATCGAGGCGGTGCTCTGCGTCGAGGGCACGGCCGAACTGACCGACGACGAGACCGGCGAGGTCCACACCATCGGCCCCGGCACGATGTACCTGCTCGACGGGCACGAACGGCACACCCTGCGTCCGGTCACCGACTTCCGCTGCGTCTGCGTCTTCAACCCGCCGGTCACCGGCCGGGAGGACCACGACGAACACGGCGTCTATCCCCTGATCACCGAGGAGGGCTGA
- the thpD gene encoding ectoine hydroxylase, whose protein sequence is MATATGTAVHHDLYPTRGRAEVPTPRRDPVVWSAPGAPGPLLPAQLAAYERDGFIGVEDQITDEEVALYRTEMERLISDPDVRADERAIVEPGSDKVRSVFEVHRISAVFAALVRDERVVGRARQILGSDVYVHQSRINVKPGFGASGFYWHSDFETWHAEDGMPAMRAVSVSIALTENRDTNGGLMIMPGSHRTFLGCAGETPKDNYKRSLRMQEAGTPSDGALTRFADEHGIRLFTGRAGSATWFDCNCMHGSGDNISPYARSNVFIVFNSVENAAVEPFAAPVRRPEFIGARDFTPVRPG, encoded by the coding sequence ATGGCGACCGCCACCGGCACCGCCGTACACCACGACCTCTATCCGACCCGCGGCCGGGCCGAGGTGCCGACCCCGCGCCGGGACCCGGTCGTCTGGTCGGCGCCGGGCGCGCCCGGCCCGCTGCTCCCCGCCCAGCTCGCGGCCTACGAACGCGACGGCTTCATCGGCGTCGAGGACCAGATCACCGACGAGGAGGTGGCGCTCTACCGGACGGAGATGGAGCGGCTGATCTCCGATCCCGATGTCCGCGCCGACGAGCGGGCGATCGTCGAGCCCGGGTCGGACAAGGTGCGCTCGGTCTTCGAGGTGCACCGGATCAGCGCTGTCTTCGCCGCGCTGGTGCGCGACGAGCGGGTGGTGGGCCGGGCCCGGCAGATCCTCGGTTCGGACGTCTACGTCCACCAGTCCCGGATCAACGTGAAGCCGGGCTTCGGCGCCTCCGGCTTCTACTGGCACTCGGACTTCGAGACCTGGCACGCGGAGGACGGGATGCCCGCGATGCGGGCGGTGTCGGTGTCGATCGCGCTGACCGAGAACCGGGACACCAACGGCGGGCTGATGATCATGCCGGGTTCGCACCGCACCTTCCTGGGCTGCGCGGGCGAGACCCCGAAGGACAACTACAAGCGCTCCCTGCGGATGCAGGAGGCGGGGACGCCGTCGGACGGAGCGCTGACCCGGTTCGCGGACGAGCACGGGATCAGGCTGTTCACCGGCCGGGCGGGCTCCGCGACCTGGTTCGACTGCAACTGCATGCACGGCTCGGGCGACAACATCAGTCCGTACGCCCGGAGCAATGTCTTCATCGTCTTCAACAGCGTGGAGAACGCGGCGGTGGAACCGTTCGCGGCGCCGGTGCGGCGGCCGGAGTTCATCGGGGCGCGGGACTTCACTCCGGTACGCCCCGGCTGA
- a CDS encoding alkene reductase, which produces MTTAFDPVDLAGRTLANRIAMAPMTRSRAYGPGHSPTDATVEYYAQRASAGLIVTEGIQPSVVGQGYPDTPGLHSDEQTAGWRRVTDAVHARGGTIFAQLMHTGRIGHPDLLPGELRPVGPSAVRADGQIFTKQGMQDFTTPDELSADEVRTTVEDFAAAARNAIDAGFDGVELHGANGYLIHQFLAPNTNLRTDEWGGTDENRTRFAVETVRAVADAIGASRVGLRISPSNPYNDIQEPAPDAVYRTLVRALEPLGIAYLHVLEATPEVRPFTLGLRKEFTGTLVLNPVSEGPTGHDALGLVEDGTADLLAFGALFLANPDLPSRLRTSGPYNTPDPATFFGGDERGYTDYPALATASVTAAV; this is translated from the coding sequence ATGACCACCGCTTTCGACCCCGTCGACCTCGCCGGACGGACGCTCGCCAACCGCATCGCCATGGCCCCCATGACCCGTAGCCGGGCCTACGGCCCCGGGCACTCGCCCACCGATGCGACGGTCGAGTACTACGCCCAGCGCGCCTCCGCGGGGCTGATCGTCACCGAGGGCATCCAGCCCTCGGTTGTCGGCCAGGGCTACCCCGACACCCCCGGTCTCCACAGCGACGAGCAGACGGCGGGCTGGCGCCGGGTCACCGACGCCGTCCACGCCCGCGGCGGCACGATCTTCGCCCAGCTCATGCACACCGGGCGGATCGGCCACCCCGATCTGCTGCCCGGCGAGCTCCGCCCCGTCGGCCCCTCCGCCGTCCGCGCCGACGGCCAGATCTTCACCAAGCAGGGGATGCAGGACTTCACGACCCCGGACGAGCTCTCCGCCGACGAGGTCCGCACTACCGTCGAGGACTTCGCCGCAGCCGCCCGCAACGCGATCGACGCCGGTTTCGACGGGGTGGAGCTGCACGGCGCCAACGGCTATCTGATCCACCAGTTCCTCGCCCCCAACACCAACCTGCGCACCGACGAGTGGGGCGGTACGGACGAGAACCGCACCCGGTTCGCCGTGGAGACCGTGCGCGCGGTCGCGGACGCGATCGGCGCCTCCCGGGTCGGCCTGCGGATCTCGCCGTCGAATCCGTACAACGACATCCAGGAGCCCGCTCCGGACGCCGTCTACCGGACGCTGGTCCGTGCCCTGGAGCCGCTCGGCATCGCCTACCTCCATGTCCTGGAGGCCACCCCCGAGGTCCGGCCGTTCACCCTGGGGCTGCGCAAGGAGTTCACCGGCACCCTCGTGCTCAACCCCGTAAGCGAGGGGCCGACCGGCCATGACGCGCTGGGCCTGGTCGAGGACGGCACGGCCGATCTGCTCGCCTTCGGCGCGCTCTTCCTCGCCAACCCGGACCTGCCGTCCCGGCTGCGCACCTCGGGCCCGTACAACACCCCCGACCCGGCCACCTTCTTCGGCGGTGACGAGCGGGGCTACACGGACTACCCGGCCCTGGCCACGGCCTCGGTCACGGCGGCAGTCTGA